Sequence from the Fusobacterium periodonticum 1_1_41FAA genome:
ATTTATGTTGCTAACCACCAAAGTTTCTTAGATGGTTTCTTATTCAATTATGCTGTTCCTTCAAAATTAGTAAAGAAAACATATTTTCTTGCAACTGTAGCACATTTTAAAAGTTCTATAATGAAATCTTTTGCAAATTCTTCTAATGTTGTTTTAGTTGATATAAATAAAGATATTGCAGAAGTTATGCAAATACTTGCAAAAGTTTTAAAAGAAAATAAAAATGTAGCTATCTATCCTGAAGGTTTAAGAACTAGAGATGGAAAAATGAATAAATTTAAAAAGGCTTTTGCAATATTAGCTAAGGAATTAAATGTTGATATACAACCTTATGTTATAAGTGGTGCTTATGAATTATTCCCTACAGGAAAAAAATTTCCTAAACCAGGAAAAATATCAATTGAATTCTTAGATAAAATTAAAGTTGAAGACTTAAGTTATGATGAAATTGTAGATAAATCATATAAGGCTATAGAAGAAAAATTAACAAAATAGAAGTTTAAAGTTATTCACAAAATACTTTATCTGTGATAAAATGAAAATAGTTTTTTTATATTTATTTTTTAAAATTTGGGAGTAGTGATGTTGTAATGAAAATAGGTTTTGACCATGCTAAATATCTGGAAGAACAATCCAAATATATACTGGAAAGAGTGAATAAGCATGACAAATTATACATTGAGTTTGGTGGAAAACTTTTAGGAGATCTTCATGCAAAAAGAGTTTTACCTGGTTTTGATGAGAATGCTAAGATAAAAGTTCTAAATAAACTTAAGGATCAAATAGAAGTTATAATTTGTGTGTATGCTGGAGACATTGAGAGAAATAAAATCAGAGGTGATTTTGGAATTACTTATGATATGGATGTCTTTAGACTGATAGATGATTTGAGAGAAAATGAGCTAAAGGTCAATAGTGTTGTTATCACAAGATATGAAGATAGACCTTCTACAGACCTTTTTATCACTAGACTTGAAAGAAGAGGAATAAAAGTATACAAACACTATGCAACAAAAGGTTACCCTAGTGATGTTGATACTATAGTTAGTGATGAAGGTTATGGAAAAAATGCCTATATAGAAACAACAAAACCAATAGTTGTTGTAACTGCTCCAGGGCCTGGTAGTGGGAAACTTGCAACTTGTTTAAGTCAACTTTATCATGAATATAAAAGAGGAAGAAATGTAGGATATTCTAAATTTGAAACTTTCCCAGTTTGGAATGTACCTTTAAAACATCCGTTGAATATAGCTTATGAAGCAGCAACAGTTGATTTAAATGATGTTAATATGATAGATCCATTTCATTTAGAAGAATATGGAGAAATAGCAGTAAATTATAACAGAGATATTGAAGCTTTCCCTTTATTAAAAAGAATAATTGAAAAGATAACAGGAAAAAAATCAATTTATCAATCGCCTACAGATATGGGAGTTAATAGGGTAGGTTTTGGTATTACTGATGATGAAGTTGTTAAGGAAGCTTCTCAACAAGAAATAATAAGAAGATATTTTAAAACTGGTTGTGATTATAAAAAAGGAAATACTGATTTAGAAACATTTAAAAGAGCTGAATTTATAATGCACAGTTTAGGATTAAAAGAAGAAGATAGAAAAGTTGTTACTTTTGCAAGAAAGAAATTAGAACTTTTAAATAATGAAGAAAAGTCTGATAAGCAAAAAACACTTTCAGCTATAGCATTTGAAATGCCTGATGGAGAAATAATAACAGGAAAGAAATCTTCTTTAATGGATGCTCCTTCGGCTGCTATCTTGAATTCATTGAAATATCTATCAAATTTTGATGATGAATTATTATTAATTTCACCAACAATTTTAGAGCCTATTATTCAGTTAAAAGAGAAAACTCTAAAAAATAAACATATACCACTAGATTGTGAGGAAATATTAATTGCCTTAAGTATAACAGCAGCAACAAATCCTATGGCGGAGCTTGCACTGTCAAAGCTTTCACAATTGGCTGGTGTACAAGCACATTCCACTCACATTTTAGGTAGAAATGATGAGCAATCCTTAAGAAAACTTGGAATAGATGTAACATCTGATCAAGTTTTTCCAACTGAAAATTTATATTATAATCAATAAAATATGGAGCTATTGCAGTTTAAAATTGCAATAGCTTTTTTCTATATAAAGAAAAAGAGAACTGTTTTTACAGTTCCCTTAATCCATAAAAAGAGGGTATTTATCATTAATCATTATTTTATTAATCGTTATATCTAGGACCAGCATTTGTTATATTTTCTGGCATATTTGGATATTTTTCTTTAAAGTTCTTATAGAATAAGTTAGCTAACTTTTTAGCAGCTATAGTATATTGTTCTTTATCTTCCCAAGTATCTATAGGATTCATAATTTCACTAGGAACATTAGGACAAGATTGAGGAATATCAAGATTAAATATTTCATCATGTTTGTATTCAGCATTATCAAAATATCCACTTAACACTGCTGTAACCATAGCGCGAGTATATTTTAGATTAATTCTTTTTCCTGTTCCATATGCTCCACCAGACCAACCTGTATTGATTAAATAAACTTTTGTATTATGTTTTTCTAATCTTTCACCAAGCATTTTAGCATATACACTTGGATCCATAGGCATAAAAGGTTCACCAAAACATGTTGAAAATGTAGGTACAGGCTCTTTAACTCCTAATTCAGTTCCAGCAAGTTTAGCAGTAAATCCAGTTACAAAGTGATACATTGCTGCTTCTTGGCTTAATCTTGAAATTGGAGGTAAAACTCCAAAAGAGTCGGCTGTTAAGAATATAACAACCTTTGGTATTCCACCTACACCTGCTAATTCAGCATTAGGAATATAGTGTATAGGATATCCAACTCTAGTGTTAGGAGTTATACTTGGATCTTCATAATTTATTTTTCTTGTTTTTTCATCCATAGTAACATTTTCTACAACACTTCCAAATTTTATAGCATGATAGATTTCAGGCTCGCTTTCTTCTTTTAGATTGATACATTTAGCATAGCATCCACCTTCAAAGTTGAATACCCCAGTATCACACCAACCATGTTCATCATCACCAATCAATTTACGATTTGGATCTGCCGATAAAGTTGTTTTACCTGTTCCAGATAAACCAAAGAAAATTGCAGTTTCATGAGTTACAGGATCCATATTAGCAGAACAGTGCATAGGTAAAATATTTTCATGAGGCATTATATAGTTCATTATAGAAAAGACACTTTTTTTCATTTCTCCTGAATATCTTGTTCCACAAATAATAGCCATTTTCTTTTCAAAATTGATTATGATAGCTGCTTCAGAATTAACTCCATCTATTTCAGGTACACAGTGGAAGTTAGGGGCAGATATAACTGTGAAATCAATTTCATTATTTTCATTGTATTCTTCATCAGTTCTAATTAATAATTGATGTATGAATAAATTTTGGCTAGGCATTTCATTTATAAAACGAAATCTTCTTGTATATTGAGAATTAGCTCCAGCCTTTCCATCAAAAACATAAATTTTTTTTTTTGAAGGTAAGCAATTAGTTTTCCAAGAATAGCATCAAATTTTTCTTTTTCAATAGGTTTATTTCTGCTCCAATCAATATGTTTATGTACACTTGGAGTGTCAACAAAGAATTTATCATCTGGAGCACGTCCAGTATATTTTCCTGTTTCTATGACTAAAGCACCAGTATCATTTAATTTTCCTTCACCATTTGCTAAAGCTTTTTCAGTAAGCTCGGCAGGGCTTAGATTATAATGAACTGCTAATACATTGGCAATTCCTAATTTTTCAAGTCCATACATCATCATAATAAATCTACCTCCATTAATAGAAATCGTTAATTTTTTAAACTTTTTGAGCTAAGATTTAATATTATATCTTAAATAAATAATAAACTCTTTTTATGTAAAAAGCAAAATAAAAAAAAATAAAAAAAAGATAAATTTTTAATCAAAAATAGAATAAAATTTACCCATATTATACAATATATATATTTTATATAGAAATTATGATTTTTGTCAATTAGAAATACTAATAAAATAAAAATAGTAACACTAGAAATTTTTTCTACTAACACCATTAACTCCAGAATAAAAAAAATCCTAAATTAATAGGATTTTTTCTTATCAGCTTATTTTTCTGAGTATACAGAAACTTGTTTTTTATTTTTTCCTAATCTTTCAAATTTTACATATCCATCGATTAATGCAAATAGAGTATGGTCTTTACCAATTCCCATATTGTTTCCAGCATGGAATTTAGTTCCTCTTTGTCTAACTATAATATTTCCAGCTTTAACAACTTCTCCATCGTATTTTTTTACTCCAAGATATTTAGGATTAGAGTCTCTTCCGTTTTTAACAGAACCTTGCCCTTTTTTATGCGCAAATAATTGTATATTTAATAAAAATTGCATTTACTTATCCTCCTTTTCTACAAGTCTAATGTACTTAGGATATTGTTTAGTTAATTCTTTTAAAAATATAGCCATAGCTTCTGTGAGTATATTTGTTTGTGTTAGTTTATCTTGGCTAATATTTTTTAAATCAACATCAAGAAAGCCATCATTTATTTTAAAGTCAACTTTTAACTTTAATACTTCTTGTATACCTATTAAAGTCATTTGCAATGATGTTGAGATAGCAGAACAAATTATATCACTTCCTTGTTCTGAGTATCCAGAATGTCCACTTGCTTTATATCCTATGATGTTACCATTTTTTCTAAAAATTTCTACTTTTGTCATAAACTATGCTATTATTGAAGTTACTTTTACTTCAGTAAAAAGTTGTCTATGACCTTTTTTTCTGTGACTAGCTTTTTTAGGCTTGTATTTGAAGTTAATAACTTTAGCTGCTTTACCTTGAGATAAAACTTCTACAACTACTTTTGCTCCTTCTACTAATGGTTTTCCAACTTTAATGTTGTCTCCACCAGCTACTAAAAGAACTTCTGTTAATTCAACAGTTGCATTAACTTCAGCATTTAAT
This genomic interval carries:
- a CDS encoding DUF1846 domain-containing protein; protein product: MKIGFDHAKYLEEQSKYILERVNKHDKLYIEFGGKLLGDLHAKRVLPGFDENAKIKVLNKLKDQIEVIICVYAGDIERNKIRGDFGITYDMDVFRLIDDLRENELKVNSVVITRYEDRPSTDLFITRLERRGIKVYKHYATKGYPSDVDTIVSDEGYGKNAYIETTKPIVVVTAPGPGSGKLATCLSQLYHEYKRGRNVGYSKFETFPVWNVPLKHPLNIAYEAATVDLNDVNMIDPFHLEEYGEIAVNYNRDIEAFPLLKRIIEKITGKKSIYQSPTDMGVNRVGFGITDDEVVKEASQQEIIRRYFKTGCDYKKGNTDLETFKRAEFIMHSLGLKEEDRKVVTFARKKLELLNNEEKSDKQKTLSAIAFEMPDGEIITGKKSSLMDAPSAAILNSLKYLSNFDDELLLISPTILEPIIQLKEKTLKNKHIPLDCEEILIALSITAATNPMAELALSKLSQLAGVQAHSTHILGRNDEQSLRKLGIDVTSDQVFPTENLYYNQ
- the rpmA gene encoding 50S ribosomal protein L27, producing MQFLLNIQLFAHKKGQGSVKNGRDSNPKYLGVKKYDGEVVKAGNIIVRQRGTKFHAGNNMGIGKDHTLFALIDGYVKFERLGKNKKQVSVYSEK
- a CDS encoding ribosomal-processing cysteine protease Prp; amino-acid sequence: MTKVEIFRKNGNIIGYKASGHSGYSEQGSDIICSAISTSLQMTLIGIQEVLKLKVDFKINDGFLDVDLKNISQDKLTQTNILTEAMAIFLKELTKQYPKYIRLVEKEDK
- the rplU gene encoding 50S ribosomal protein L21; this encodes MYAVIKTGGKQYKVTEGDVLRVEKLNAEVNATVELTEVLLVAGGDNIKVGKPLVEGAKVVVEVLSQGKAAKVINFKYKPKKASHRKKGHRQLFTEVKVTSIIA